GTGAAAACTGCTGAAGGCAGCAGATTTTCGAGTTCCGAACGGTCGACGCCGTCGCCAACCACGACCACTTGAAGGTCGTGACGTTCCGCCAGCACGGCCAGCCGCTCGACGTGCTTCTCAGGGGCGAGACGGCCGACGAAGCCGACGATCGGCCTACCCTCCGGCGACCACACCCGGCGCAGGCCGTCGTCGCGCGCCGATGGCGCGAACCCGGTGATGTCGACCCCGCGCGCCCACTTGTACACCCGCGGGATACGGTGCGCAGTCAGGTTTTCCATCGCCGCGGTCGACGGAGCCAATGTGCGATCGGCCCGACTGTGAAGATGCCGCGTCCACGCCCACGCAGCCCTGGCGGCGAAGCCGACGCCGTAACTCTCGGCGAAACCTGCGATGTCCGTTTGGTATACCGCGACCGTCGGCACACCGAGGTAACGCGCGGCGTGCAACCCACCCCACCCGAGCAGCGCGGGCGACGCCAGATGCACGACGTCCGGGTCGAAGCCACGCAGCACACTGACCATTCGAGGGCGAGGCACGCCGAGGGGCAGCGAATTGATCTTCGGGAACATCCGCGACGGCATCCGGTGCACACGAACGCCGTCGTGAACCTTGTCCGCCGGCGGTTCGCCACGCGGGGTGTCCGGCGCGATGACGAGGGTCTCGTGACCCGTGA
The nucleotide sequence above comes from Mycolicibacterium moriokaense. Encoded proteins:
- a CDS encoding glycosyltransferase family 4 protein, which codes for MRVAIVAESFLPNVNGVTNSVLRVIEHLRLTGHETLVIAPDTPRGEPPADKVHDGVRVHRMPSRMFPKINSLPLGVPRPRMVSVLRGFDPDVVHLASPALLGWGGLHAARYLGVPTVAVYQTDIAGFAESYGVGFAARAAWAWTRHLHSRADRTLAPSTAAMENLTAHRIPRVYKWARGVDITGFAPSARDDGLRRVWSPEGRPIVGFVGRLAPEKHVERLAVLAERHDLQVVVVGDGVDRSELENLLPSAVFTGALYGRELAAAYASMDVFVHPGEHETFCQAVQEAMASGLPVIAPDAGGPRDLVAPYRTGLLLPVGEFEARLPDAVDHLITERQRYSVAARRSVLSRTWPAICNELLGHYDDVIGLRRRKAA